The following are from one region of the Qipengyuania flava genome:
- a CDS encoding ATP synthase F1 subunit epsilon, producing the protein MALHFELVTPAKLVRSEDVHMVVVPGAEGEFGVLEGHAPFMSTIRDGAVQVFKTEGGAPETIEVRGGFAEVGENGLTVLAEHVEG; encoded by the coding sequence ATGGCCCTCCACTTCGAACTCGTCACGCCGGCCAAGCTGGTCCGCTCCGAAGACGTCCACATGGTCGTCGTTCCCGGTGCGGAAGGCGAATTCGGCGTGCTCGAGGGCCACGCGCCCTTCATGTCGACGATCCGCGACGGCGCGGTGCAGGTCTTCAAGACCGAAGGCGGCGCGCCTGAGACCATCGAGGTCCGCGGCGGCTTTGCCGAAGTCGGCGAAAACGGGCTGACGGTCCTTGCGGAGCACGTCGAAGGCTAA